A single Gemmatimonadales bacterium DNA region contains:
- a CDS encoding DUF542 domain-containing protein: MTTNTRVLDCSATVHEIIERYPATRAVFQRFGVDPCCGGSVSVEAAARRDGIDPDVLCTAVRAAAEGT, translated from the coding sequence ATGACGACAAACACGCGAGTTCTGGACTGCAGTGCAACGGTGCATGAGATCATCGAACGCTACCCCGCGACCCGCGCCGTCTTCCAGCGCTTCGGCGTGGACCCGTGCTGCGGCGGGTCCGTCAGCGTTGAGGCGGCCGCTCGCCGCGACGGGATCGACCCGGACGTGCTGTGTACGGCTGTCCGCGCGGCGGCCGAGGGGACATGA
- a CDS encoding DUF488 domain-containing protein — translation MTREFRLKRAYEAPDRADGRRFLVERLWPRGVRKADLRLDAWLKDVAPSPALRRWFGHDPAKWAEFKRRYFAELRAHDEALAPLREAARHGPVTLVYGARDTEHNAALALREYLARRGPS, via the coding sequence ATGACGCGCGAGTTCCGGTTGAAGCGCGCCTATGAGGCGCCGGACCGGGCGGACGGCCGCCGGTTTCTCGTGGAGCGTCTCTGGCCTCGCGGCGTTCGCAAGGCCGATCTGCGGCTGGACGCATGGCTCAAGGACGTGGCGCCGAGCCCGGCGCTCCGGCGGTGGTTCGGCCACGATCCGGCGAAGTGGGCGGAGTTCAAGCGTCGCTACTTCGCCGAGCTGCGCGCGCACGACGAGGCCCTCGCGCCGCTCCGGGAGGCGGCGCGCCACGGGCCCGTGACGCTGGTGTACGGCGCGCGGGACACCGAGCACAATGCGGCGCTCGCGCTTCGCGAATACCTGGCGCGGCGGGGGCCGTCGTGA
- a CDS encoding DUF2249 domain-containing protein: MKTPSAPRPIAPTDRVSDVLARDDTLVEVFARHSPHFAKLRIPAMRRVMARLVTVEQAARMAHVSAAGLAAELNAALGIGSTPAGRNPAAPPTPLDGSDSGARAASAEPPERRHPGGRRVVVVDVREDLRAGREPFATIMRAVRALGPEEVLRVRAIFEPVPLYAVLAKHGLVHEAGADDAGDWSVWFWRPAKNNARPGGAEAEPAPAAAVGEPPPRAPTTPGPQELPGDMVWLDVRNLEPPQPMLHTLTALETLPAGHTLVQVNARVPHFLLPILVERGFDFEVDETRQDRVLVRIRRAT; the protein is encoded by the coding sequence ATGAAGACCCCCTCAGCCCCCCGCCCGATCGCTCCCACCGACCGCGTGAGCGACGTGCTCGCGCGCGACGACACGCTGGTCGAGGTGTTCGCCCGCCACTCACCCCATTTCGCCAAGCTCCGGATTCCCGCGATGCGGCGCGTCATGGCGCGCCTCGTCACGGTCGAGCAGGCGGCCCGGATGGCCCACGTGAGCGCCGCGGGACTGGCGGCGGAGCTGAACGCGGCGCTCGGGATCGGCTCGACGCCGGCCGGGCGGAATCCGGCCGCACCCCCAACTCCGCTCGACGGCTCGGACTCCGGGGCACGCGCAGCGAGCGCCGAGCCCCCGGAGCGTCGCCACCCGGGCGGGCGGCGCGTCGTCGTGGTCGACGTGCGGGAAGATCTTCGCGCCGGCCGCGAGCCGTTCGCGACGATCATGCGAGCGGTGCGCGCTCTGGGCCCGGAGGAGGTACTCCGGGTGCGCGCGATCTTCGAGCCGGTACCGCTTTACGCCGTACTCGCGAAGCACGGCCTCGTCCACGAGGCCGGCGCCGATGATGCTGGGGATTGGTCGGTCTGGTTCTGGCGCCCGGCAAAGAACAATGCGCGCCCGGGCGGCGCCGAGGCGGAGCCCGCGCCGGCAGCCGCTGTCGGCGAGCCGCCTCCGCGCGCTCCGACCACGCCAGGCCCGCAGGAGCTACCCGGCGACATGGTCTGGCTCGACGTCCGCAACCTCGAGCCGCCCCAACCGATGCTCCACACGCTCACCGCCCTCGAGACCCTTCCCGCAGGTCACACGCTCGTCCAGGTGAACGCGCGCGTGCCGCATTTCCTGCTTCCCATTCTGGTGGAGCGCGGGTTCGACTTCGAGGTGGATGAGACCCGGCAGGACCGCGTGCTCGTGCGGATCCGCCGCGCCACGTGA
- a CDS encoding metal-sulfur cluster assembly factor, which yields MTRLDDLRRALATVIDPEVGLDIVTMGLVYEMEIDGGTARIVHTLTVPGCPMERIITDGIRRAALTVEGIQTVETRLAWDPAWHPGMIDRNARV from the coding sequence ATGACCCGACTCGACGACCTGCGCCGGGCGCTCGCCACGGTGATTGATCCCGAGGTCGGGCTCGATATCGTCACGATGGGGCTGGTGTACGAGATGGAAATCGACGGCGGGACCGCACGGATCGTCCATACGTTGACCGTGCCCGGGTGCCCCATGGAACGCATCATCACGGACGGCATTCGCCGGGCCGCCCTGACCGTGGAAGGCATCCAGACGGTGGAAACGCGGCTCGCGTGGGACCCGGCCTGGCATCCGGGAATGATCGACCGCAACGCACGGGTGTAG
- a CDS encoding EthD family reductase, with amino-acid sequence MPTPQAAVVVLYNAPRDPAAFERYYAATHIPLVERHAKEIGFTRAELVKFTGGLDGSAAPYYRKAELWFPSEDALRKGIGTPGFQAVAGDLANFATGGVLAAISVESPS; translated from the coding sequence ATGCCGACCCCGCAAGCTGCCGTCGTCGTCCTCTACAACGCGCCGCGCGATCCGGCGGCCTTCGAACGCTACTATGCGGCCACGCACATCCCGCTGGTCGAGCGACACGCGAAGGAGATCGGCTTTACCAGGGCAGAGCTGGTGAAGTTCACGGGTGGATTGGACGGGTCCGCGGCGCCGTACTACCGCAAGGCGGAGCTCTGGTTTCCCTCGGAGGACGCGCTGCGCAAGGGGATCGGCACGCCGGGATTCCAGGCGGTGGCCGGAGACCTCGCCAACTTTGCGACGGGCGGCGTGCTCGCCGCGATCTCGGTGGAATCGCCTAGCTGA
- a CDS encoding heavy metal-responsive transcriptional regulator produces MTEPATRNRNMTIGELARRAGVGVQTVRYYERRRLLPAAARRSSGYREFTPAALDRLRFIRRAQELGFTLAEIAELLALRLDPHTTAADVKARASRKIHEIDEKMRDLDRIRRALAHLAGRCRAHGPTGDCPLMDALGPLDETAFADTALRAPGPGARNTPDTHARSKV; encoded by the coding sequence ATGACGGAACCGGCAACCCGCAACCGGAACATGACCATCGGCGAGCTGGCGCGCCGCGCCGGCGTCGGCGTCCAGACGGTCCGCTACTACGAGCGCCGCCGCCTGCTGCCGGCCGCCGCCCGGCGGAGCTCGGGGTATCGCGAGTTCACGCCCGCGGCGCTTGACCGCCTCCGCTTCATCCGGCGCGCGCAGGAGCTGGGGTTCACGCTGGCCGAAATCGCCGAGCTGCTGGCGCTCCGGCTCGATCCGCACACCACGGCGGCCGACGTGAAGGCGCGCGCGTCGCGCAAGATCCACGAGATCGACGAGAAGATGCGCGACCTCGACCGGATCAGGCGCGCGCTTGCGCACCTGGCGGGCCGCTGCCGGGCCCACGGCCCCACCGGCGACTGCCCGCTGATGGATGCGCTCGGGCCGCTGGACGAAACGGCGTTCGCCGACACGGCGCTGCGGGCGCCTGGTCCGGGCGCCCGCAACACCCCTGACACGCATGCGAGGAGCAAAGTATGA
- a CDS encoding DUF2249 domain-containing protein, translating into MSAQTLELDVRLIPPREKHPAIFRAFDDLSGGQSLVIINDHDPRPLRYQFAAERPESFDWLYEAEGPEVWRVRITRR; encoded by the coding sequence ATGTCAGCTCAAACGCTCGAACTCGACGTTCGCCTGATTCCGCCTCGCGAAAAGCACCCGGCCATCTTCCGTGCCTTCGACGACCTCTCCGGCGGGCAATCGCTGGTGATCATCAACGACCACGACCCCCGTCCGCTTCGCTACCAGTTCGCGGCGGAGCGGCCGGAGAGTTTCGATTGGTTGTACGAGGCGGAGGGGCCGGAGGTCTGGCGCGTTCGGATCACGCGGCGATGA
- a CDS encoding zinc-dependent metalloprotease, which yields MMLAALALAAAGLAVQQNPAAPAAPAQAPPAPLPTIAARTAGLVRHDGFVPFVLDPKTGQLLLELPRDGIRLLDCVTLAAGLGSNPVGLDRGATGNCNVARFEPHGRKQVVIFENWNYRSSFTDNPAHARSVAEAFAPSAVAALPLAAEEGGRVLVDATDFLIHDWIDVTGALADAKQGAYVLSRDRSYIYEPDTRAFPRNTELEAALTFEARDRPGHIASAIAPDGRSLTLRQHVTLTELPDSGYRPRELDPRMNYFGITFKDYAQPVDQPLVRRWIARHRLTRVNPADPSSPIRNPIVYYVDRGIPEPLRTAALEGARFWTQAFDKAGLKGAFRVELLPDSVDPMDIRYNVVQWENRNEIGWSIGGGLIDPRTGEMIKGMARLDSHRGRTSYGIVAALAGAETAADTHFVLGRVRQVTAHEIGHTLGMAHNYIASTYGAATPGRGSVMDYPAPRVTLDEKGDIDVSDPYATGPGDYDVLSVRWGYGIFPPEHEADSLRAIVAEGLREGLLFLSDDDARPDYASDPRVSLWDDEATPEQFLARQMAVRRAAMRRFGLASIHPGEPVATLQERFARLYFFHRFAASSAAKTIGGVEYQNAVAGDGQQATRPVPGARQRAALAQLLAAVQPAELAIPDTILTLLGPRPFGYDTSSELLASRTRPEFDEFGAAATLAGLILDPILQRERLARLVQQSAHDPAALGLPELLAQVKRSVWDTRADRNPRDAGLRRAVQRVLVGRLLELAADTAAAPDVRATVELTLGTLHGEAAARGRATGGGTAASVLGRAHWQAIAAEIAAWQKDRRLPSAAPLPAPPGDPFGDGAQFP from the coding sequence ATGATGCTGGCCGCGCTCGCGCTCGCCGCCGCGGGACTCGCCGTGCAGCAGAATCCGGCCGCGCCGGCCGCACCCGCCCAGGCGCCGCCGGCTCCGCTCCCCACGATCGCGGCGCGCACCGCCGGCCTCGTGCGGCATGACGGCTTCGTGCCGTTCGTGCTCGACCCGAAAACCGGCCAGCTCCTGCTCGAGCTCCCGCGCGACGGCATCCGCCTCCTCGACTGCGTCACCCTCGCCGCCGGCCTCGGCTCGAATCCGGTGGGGCTAGACCGCGGCGCCACGGGCAACTGCAACGTCGCCCGCTTCGAGCCACACGGACGCAAGCAGGTGGTGATCTTCGAGAACTGGAACTACCGGAGCAGCTTCACCGATAACCCGGCGCACGCGCGGTCGGTCGCCGAGGCGTTCGCGCCCAGCGCGGTGGCGGCGCTGCCGCTGGCGGCGGAAGAAGGCGGGCGGGTGCTGGTGGACGCCACCGATTTCCTGATCCACGACTGGATCGACGTGACCGGCGCGCTGGCCGATGCGAAGCAGGGCGCGTACGTCCTCTCGCGCGATCGCTCGTACATCTACGAGCCGGACACGCGCGCGTTCCCCAGGAACACCGAGCTCGAGGCCGCGCTCACCTTCGAGGCGCGCGACCGCCCCGGGCATATCGCCTCCGCCATCGCGCCCGACGGCCGCTCGCTCACCCTGCGCCAGCACGTGACACTCACCGAGCTGCCCGACAGCGGCTACCGGCCGCGCGAGCTCGACCCGCGCATGAATTACTTCGGCATCACGTTCAAGGACTACGCCCAGCCCGTAGACCAGCCGCTCGTGCGCCGCTGGATCGCGCGCCATCGCCTGACGCGGGTGAACCCGGCCGATCCCTCGAGCCCGATCAGGAACCCGATCGTGTACTACGTGGACCGCGGCATCCCCGAGCCGCTCCGCACTGCGGCGCTGGAGGGCGCGCGCTTCTGGACGCAGGCGTTCGACAAGGCTGGTCTCAAAGGCGCCTTCCGCGTGGAGCTGCTCCCGGACAGCGTGGACCCCATGGACATCCGCTACAACGTGGTGCAGTGGGAAAACCGGAACGAGATCGGCTGGAGCATCGGCGGCGGGCTCATCGACCCGCGCACCGGCGAGATGATCAAGGGGATGGCGCGGCTCGATTCACACCGCGGGCGCACGTCGTACGGCATCGTAGCGGCACTCGCCGGCGCCGAGACCGCCGCCGATACGCACTTCGTGCTCGGCCGCGTGCGCCAGGTGACCGCCCACGAGATCGGCCATACGCTCGGCATGGCGCATAACTACATCGCGTCGACCTACGGCGCCGCGACTCCGGGGCGCGGCTCGGTGATGGACTATCCGGCGCCGCGCGTGACGCTCGACGAGAAGGGCGACATCGACGTGAGCGACCCCTACGCCACCGGGCCTGGCGACTACGACGTCCTCTCCGTCCGCTGGGGCTACGGCATCTTCCCGCCTGAGCACGAGGCCGATTCGCTCCGCGCCATCGTGGCCGAAGGGCTGCGCGAGGGACTGCTCTTCCTGAGCGACGACGACGCGCGGCCCGACTATGCCAGCGACCCGCGGGTGAGCCTCTGGGACGACGAGGCCACGCCCGAGCAGTTCCTCGCCCGCCAGATGGCGGTCCGCCGCGCCGCGATGCGCCGCTTCGGTCTTGCCAGCATCCACCCGGGCGAGCCGGTGGCGACGCTGCAGGAGCGCTTCGCGCGGCTCTACTTCTTCCACCGCTTCGCCGCGTCGTCGGCCGCCAAGACGATCGGCGGGGTCGAGTACCAGAACGCCGTCGCGGGAGACGGCCAGCAGGCGACGCGGCCCGTGCCGGGCGCGCGGCAGCGGGCAGCGCTCGCGCAGCTCCTCGCCGCCGTTCAGCCGGCCGAGCTCGCGATCCCGGACACGATTCTCACACTGCTCGGGCCGCGCCCGTTCGGCTACGACACCTCGAGCGAGCTGCTCGCGTCGCGCACCAGGCCCGAGTTCGACGAGTTCGGTGCGGCGGCCACGCTCGCCGGGCTCATCCTCGACCCAATCCTCCAGCGCGAGCGGCTCGCGCGCCTTGTGCAGCAGTCCGCCCACGATCCCGCGGCGCTCGGCCTCCCGGAGCTGCTGGCCCAGGTGAAGCGGAGTGTGTGGGATACCCGGGCCGACCGCAATCCGCGCGACGCCGGGCTCCGCCGCGCCGTCCAACGCGTCCTGGTCGGCCGCCTCCTCGAGCTCGCCGCCGATACCGCCGCCGCGCCCGATGTCCGCGCCACGGTCGAGCTCACGCTCGGCACGCTCCACGGCGAGGCCGCGGCGCGAGGTCGCGCGACGGGAGGCGGGACCGCAGCTTCGGTGCTCGGCCGCGCCCACTGGCAGGCGATCGCCGCCGAGATCGCGGCTTGGCAGAAGGACCGGCGGCTGCCGTCGGCGGCGCCGCTTCCCGCACCGCCGGGCGATCCGTTCGGGGATGGCGCCCAATTTCCGTAA
- a CDS encoding response regulator, with product MRTLIVDDEAPARLKLRALLGAEADVDIAGEARNGAEAVELVRSTKADLVFLDVQMPLLDGFGVVEQVGPEAMPPVVFVTAFDEHAVRAFEVHALDYLLKPVTPQRFRSALARVRAHLAQRSASDAAATVERLRELLAGAGRGGYLRRVMVQDGRRALLLPVEQIERIEGDRNYVRLHAGAGAGAGAGAGGAAVAYMLRATLGEFERRLDPQQFLRINKGDIVRLDAIRELHPWSHGDYRIVLASGATLTWSRRYRSRGGDAFGPGARC from the coding sequence ATGCGCACGCTGATCGTTGACGACGAAGCGCCGGCGCGCCTCAAATTGCGCGCACTGCTCGGCGCGGAAGCGGACGTCGATATCGCGGGCGAGGCGAGGAACGGCGCCGAGGCGGTGGAGCTCGTGCGGTCCACCAAAGCGGACCTCGTGTTCCTCGACGTGCAGATGCCGCTGCTGGACGGCTTCGGTGTGGTGGAGCAGGTGGGTCCCGAGGCGATGCCCCCGGTGGTGTTCGTGACGGCATTCGACGAGCACGCGGTGCGCGCCTTCGAGGTCCATGCGCTCGACTACTTGCTGAAGCCGGTCACACCGCAGCGATTCCGGAGCGCGCTGGCGCGCGTGCGAGCGCACCTGGCGCAGCGCTCGGCGAGCGATGCGGCCGCCACCGTCGAGCGACTGCGGGAGCTGCTGGCTGGCGCGGGGCGGGGCGGCTATCTCCGGCGAGTGATGGTGCAGGATGGACGCCGCGCGCTCCTGCTCCCCGTCGAGCAGATCGAGCGAATCGAGGGGGATCGGAACTACGTTCGGCTGCACGCAGGCGCAGGCGCAGGCGCGGGCGCGGGGGCAGGCGGGGCCGCCGTGGCCTACATGCTCCGCGCCACGCTCGGTGAATTCGAGCGGCGGCTCGACCCGCAGCAGTTTCTGCGGATCAACAAGGGCGACATCGTGCGGCTCGACGCGATCCGGGAACTGCACCCCTGGTCGCACGGCGACTACCGCATCGTGCTCGCGAGCGGCGCCACGCTCACCTGGAGCCGGCGGTACCGGAGCCGTGGCGGCGACGCGTTCGGCCCCGGCGCGCGGTGCTGA
- a CDS encoding helix-turn-helix domain-containing protein, translating into MPRIDLTPFGFTPTESLVYEVLLTGGPGTGYAIARAAGLARANVYSALEGLVTKGAARVEGGRPKRYQPEDTTALVGRIANEHGQALDRLSADLDALAVPAPPTVVEVSSPRAVLQLISHDVARATRSVWLLAPPEAYPLLAPVLRRAAGAGAAIALLSTGPASLDFAAVRAVEPRPGGPAGTAFDWPGTPIVCIVDERSAVLAYRKDSDVHGHWSTAPAFVASARLTFERWRSSV; encoded by the coding sequence ATGCCGCGAATCGATCTCACCCCGTTCGGCTTTACTCCCACTGAAAGCCTGGTCTACGAGGTGCTGCTCACGGGCGGCCCCGGCACCGGGTACGCCATTGCGCGTGCAGCGGGGCTCGCCCGCGCCAACGTGTACAGCGCCCTCGAGGGGCTCGTGACCAAAGGCGCGGCGCGCGTAGAAGGCGGCCGCCCCAAGCGCTACCAGCCCGAGGATACGACGGCGCTCGTCGGGCGCATCGCCAACGAGCACGGCCAGGCCCTCGACCGGCTGAGCGCCGATCTCGACGCGCTCGCGGTGCCGGCGCCCCCCACCGTGGTCGAGGTCTCCTCTCCCCGCGCGGTCCTTCAGCTCATTTCGCACGACGTTGCCCGGGCTACTCGGAGCGTGTGGCTGCTCGCGCCGCCGGAGGCGTATCCGCTGCTGGCACCTGTGCTCCGGCGCGCCGCGGGGGCCGGCGCCGCGATTGCGCTCCTCTCGACCGGGCCGGCAAGCCTTGATTTTGCTGCCGTCCGCGCCGTCGAGCCGCGCCCCGGCGGCCCCGCGGGAACAGCCTTTGACTGGCCAGGAACGCCGATCGTCTGTATCGTGGATGAACGGAGTGCGGTGCTCGCCTATCGGAAGGACTCGGACGTCCATGGCCACTGGAGCACCGCGCCTGCCTTCGTGGCGTCGGCCCGGCTGACCTTCGAGCGCTGGCGAAGCTCCGTCTAG
- a CDS encoding pyrroloquinoline quinone-dependent dehydrogenase — protein MIRSPIAAALAALAMLAVPGLALAQQHPPEAAAPAAGSAAAAGDWPEYGRDALGSRWSRLTQINRENVQRLVPAWHIHTGESDPEHAAKHRTSFESTPVVANGTMYVTTPTGRVLALEPETGRTRWTFDPHMDRSIRFGDFVNRGVSTWTDPEARPGAACARRVYDTPIDGRLIALDAVSGKPCAGFGTGGTVDLHRGLRNAPYEPAEYEVTSPPAVVNGVVVVGSAVSDNNRAHAASGEVRGYDARTGALRWTWDPVPQRPDDPAYATWQGAGAHHTGAANAWSVIAGDPARDLVFVPTSSPSPDYYGGERLGSNRYANSVVALRASTGALVWAFQTVHHDLWDYDNAAPPALVTVRRGGRDVPAVVEATKTGMLYVLNRETGAPLFPVEERRVPPSTVPGERAWPTQPFSTLPALSPGRLDPDSVFGLNGADRAACRAMVSGLRNEGIFTPPSFDGTVALPANVGGAHWGGVAYDPGRQIVVAPVNRIAAVVQLFRAETVPEDSLRATGERLGYETTRMRGTPYIMRRRLLLAPSGIPCTPPPFGALVAVSLATGKKLWEVPLGSLNGFLHPAPADSAALAGLGSPNLGGAIATAGGLVFVAATLDRQLRAFDIETGRELWHASLPAGGKATPMTFEGRDGRQYVVIAAGGDGEYFGSGDDVLAFALPPAGSDPRGVGAE, from the coding sequence GTGATCCGTTCGCCGATCGCCGCCGCGCTCGCCGCACTCGCGATGCTGGCCGTGCCCGGCCTCGCGCTCGCCCAGCAACACCCCCCGGAGGCAGCGGCGCCCGCGGCCGGCTCAGCGGCGGCCGCCGGTGACTGGCCCGAATACGGGCGCGACGCGCTCGGCAGCCGGTGGTCGCGCCTCACGCAGATCAATCGCGAGAACGTTCAGCGCCTCGTGCCGGCATGGCACATCCATACCGGCGAGTCGGATCCTGAGCACGCAGCCAAACATCGGACGTCGTTCGAGTCCACGCCGGTGGTGGCGAACGGCACGATGTACGTCACGACCCCGACGGGCCGAGTCCTGGCGCTCGAGCCGGAGACCGGGCGCACGCGCTGGACGTTCGATCCGCACATGGACCGTTCGATACGATTCGGGGACTTCGTCAACCGTGGTGTGAGCACGTGGACGGATCCGGAGGCGAGGCCGGGCGCCGCATGCGCGCGTCGAGTGTACGACACCCCGATTGACGGGCGACTCATCGCGCTCGACGCGGTCAGCGGCAAGCCATGCGCGGGATTCGGAACGGGGGGGACGGTCGACCTGCACCGGGGGCTCCGCAACGCGCCGTACGAGCCCGCGGAATACGAGGTCACGTCCCCGCCCGCCGTGGTGAACGGCGTCGTCGTGGTGGGCTCCGCCGTCTCGGACAACAATCGCGCCCATGCGGCGAGCGGCGAGGTGCGCGGATACGATGCGCGCACCGGCGCACTGCGCTGGACCTGGGATCCGGTGCCCCAGCGTCCCGACGATCCGGCATACGCTACCTGGCAGGGCGCGGGCGCTCATCATACCGGTGCCGCGAATGCGTGGTCCGTCATCGCCGGCGATCCCGCCCGGGATCTCGTCTTCGTGCCGACCAGTTCGCCGAGCCCCGACTACTACGGCGGCGAGCGGCTTGGCAGCAACCGGTACGCCAACTCGGTCGTGGCGCTCCGCGCGTCGACCGGCGCGCTGGTCTGGGCATTTCAGACCGTACATCACGATCTCTGGGACTACGACAACGCGGCGCCGCCGGCGCTGGTGACGGTGCGGCGCGGCGGCCGCGATGTTCCGGCAGTCGTGGAGGCGACGAAGACGGGCATGCTCTACGTGCTGAACCGGGAGACCGGCGCGCCGCTCTTTCCCGTGGAGGAACGGCGGGTCCCGCCGAGCACCGTGCCCGGCGAGCGCGCGTGGCCCACGCAGCCGTTCTCCACCCTCCCGGCGCTGAGCCCGGGGCGGCTCGATCCGGACAGCGTGTTCGGCCTCAACGGCGCTGACCGCGCCGCCTGCCGCGCGATGGTGTCGGGGCTTCGGAACGAGGGGATCTTCACGCCGCCAAGTTTCGATGGGACGGTGGCACTGCCGGCGAACGTTGGAGGCGCGCACTGGGGCGGTGTTGCGTACGATCCGGGGCGACAAATCGTGGTGGCACCGGTCAATCGAATCGCCGCGGTGGTCCAGCTCTTTCGTGCGGAGACGGTGCCGGAGGACTCGCTGCGCGCCACCGGCGAGCGGCTGGGCTACGAAACCACGCGCATGCGGGGCACGCCGTACATCATGCGTCGGCGATTGCTGCTCGCGCCGTCCGGGATTCCGTGCACGCCACCGCCGTTCGGCGCGCTGGTCGCCGTCAGCCTCGCAACGGGCAAGAAGCTGTGGGAGGTGCCGCTCGGCTCGCTGAACGGATTCCTCCACCCGGCACCCGCGGATTCGGCTGCGCTCGCCGGGCTCGGCTCGCCCAACCTGGGCGGTGCGATCGCGACGGCGGGCGGCCTCGTGTTCGTCGCGGCGACGCTCGACCGCCAGCTACGCGCCTTCGACATCGAGACCGGGCGCGAGCTCTGGCATGCGTCGCTCCCGGCCGGCGGCAAGGCGACGCCGATGACATTCGAGGGACGCGACGGGCGACAGTACGTCGTGATCGCGGCCGGCGGCGACGGCGAATACTTCGGGAGCGGGGATGACGTCCTCGCGTTCGCGCTGCCGCCGGCGGGTTCCGACCCGAGGGGAGTCGGCGCCGAGTAG
- a CDS encoding P-loop NTPase — translation MTERDAARPDDRQRPAPEPALTSERVRDALRHVCYPGLSRDLVSFGMVEHVSVCDGRAKVRLAVRTHDAGTPLKLRESITAALQAIGATAVAVEIVPPGAEPPRGGTGGRDPWADQVRLAAVKHVVAVGAGKGGVGKSTVAANLAVVLAREGLRTGLLDADIYGPSLPMLLGIEDGARRVRLSPEKHIVPLEAHGLPLISFGFFLGERSPAIWRGPMVSKAVRQFARGVAWPELDVLVIDLPPGTGDVPLSLAQTIVLSGAVIVTQPPRVAAAEARKAAEMFRALDVTVLGVVENMTGAFGRGAGPTLANELAVPLLGEVPFDPGMVAEGDAGTPTVIARPTSAAAGAFEAVAHGVAAGLGWRHVRPDAAPGGPA, via the coding sequence GTGACGGAGCGGGACGCTGCTCGACCGGACGATCGCCAGCGCCCGGCGCCGGAGCCGGCGCTCACAAGCGAGCGCGTGCGCGATGCCTTGCGCCACGTGTGCTATCCGGGCCTGAGCCGCGATCTCGTCTCCTTCGGAATGGTGGAACACGTGAGCGTCTGCGACGGGCGCGCGAAGGTGCGGCTCGCGGTCCGCACCCACGACGCGGGCACGCCGCTGAAGCTCCGGGAGAGCATCACGGCGGCCCTGCAAGCGATCGGCGCGACCGCGGTGGCCGTTGAGATCGTGCCGCCGGGTGCCGAGCCGCCGCGCGGGGGCACCGGCGGCCGGGATCCGTGGGCGGACCAGGTGCGCCTGGCCGCGGTGAAGCACGTGGTCGCGGTCGGCGCCGGCAAGGGCGGCGTGGGCAAGAGCACCGTTGCGGCCAATCTGGCCGTGGTGCTCGCGCGCGAAGGGCTGCGCACCGGGCTGCTGGACGCGGACATCTACGGTCCGAGCCTTCCCATGCTCCTCGGCATCGAGGACGGCGCTCGCCGCGTGCGCCTGAGCCCCGAGAAGCACATCGTGCCGCTCGAGGCGCACGGCCTGCCGCTCATCAGCTTCGGCTTTTTTCTCGGCGAGCGATCGCCCGCCATCTGGCGCGGGCCGATGGTGTCCAAGGCGGTGCGCCAGTTCGCGCGCGGGGTCGCGTGGCCCGAGCTCGACGTGCTCGTGATCGATCTGCCGCCGGGCACCGGCGACGTGCCGCTCAGTCTGGCGCAGACCATCGTGCTTTCCGGCGCGGTGATCGTCACCCAGCCGCCGCGCGTCGCCGCCGCCGAGGCGCGCAAAGCCGCCGAGATGTTCCGCGCGCTTGACGTGACGGTGCTCGGCGTGGTGGAGAACATGACCGGCGCGTTCGGGCGGGGCGCAGGCCCGACATTGGCGAATGAGCTCGCGGTGCCGCTGCTGGGCGAGGTGCCCTTTGATCCGGGCATGGTCGCCGAAGGCGATGCCGGCACGCCGACGGTCATTGCGCGCCCCACGAGCGCAGCGGCCGGCGCGTTCGAAGCCGTCGCGCACGGCGTCGCGGCGGGGCTCGGGTGGCGCCACGTGCGCCCGGACGCCGCACCCGGGGGGCCGGCATGA